The Flavobacterium commune genome contains a region encoding:
- a CDS encoding DUF4959 domain-containing protein has translation MNWKIVNRSIFATMITLFIISCDQNNLEPLEHNSTPPGEVENVTVENLPGKAKLTYSLPSDQDLLYVKAEYTLATGRKMEVKSSYYNNTLTVEGFADTDEHDVKLYAVNRSETVSKPVVVKIKPLEAAIWDVYRSIQTGSAFGGIYVTGSNLTRENLSILVMQKDVKGDWVVNPRSIYTSTNVINKTIRGFLSVEQDFAITVRDRWLNTTDTIFTSITPLEEFTLPKSGYKHFPLPGDTKTHPTAIPAGMWDGNIMDWPKVFLTDGAVPGQHVVTIDTGVLKRMSRMVIWDYPEYYNGRTYYYTGNLKEFEIWGSANPNPDGSLDGTWVKLGTYNATKPSGLPFGEQTAEDYNTAVAGFSWDFDATAPPIRYLRIVSIKNWGGIGTMAIGEIQVYGAN, from the coding sequence ATGAATTGGAAAATAGTAAATAGAAGCATTTTTGCAACAATGATAACTTTGTTTATTATCAGTTGTGATCAAAATAATTTAGAGCCTTTAGAACATAATTCGACACCTCCAGGAGAGGTTGAGAATGTTACTGTGGAGAATTTACCAGGAAAGGCTAAATTAACGTATAGCTTGCCATCTGATCAGGATTTATTGTATGTGAAAGCAGAATATACTCTTGCTACTGGAAGGAAAATGGAAGTCAAATCTTCGTATTACAATAATACACTTACGGTAGAAGGATTTGCAGATACTGATGAACATGATGTTAAATTGTATGCTGTGAATAGGAGTGAAACTGTTTCTAAACCGGTTGTCGTGAAAATCAAACCATTAGAAGCAGCAATATGGGATGTTTATAGAAGTATTCAAACAGGTTCAGCTTTTGGAGGTATTTATGTTACCGGTAGTAATCTTACGCGTGAGAATCTTTCAATCCTGGTTATGCAAAAAGATGTGAAAGGGGATTGGGTTGTTAATCCCAGAAGTATATATACTTCTACTAATGTAATTAATAAGACTATAAGAGGATTCTTGTCTGTTGAGCAAGATTTTGCTATTACAGTTAGAGATAGATGGTTAAATACTACAGATACTATATTTACAAGTATAACTCCATTAGAAGAATTCACCTTACCTAAATCTGGATACAAGCATTTTCCATTACCTGGCGATACAAAAACACATCCAACAGCAATTCCAGCAGGTATGTGGGATGGAAACATTATGGACTGGCCAAAAGTATTTTTGACAGATGGTGCTGTACCAGGTCAGCACGTTGTAACAATTGATACTGGTGTATTGAAAAGGATGAGTCGTATGGTTATTTGGGATTATCCGGAATATTATAATGGAAGAACGTATTATTATACCGGAAACTTAAAGGAGTTTGAAATTTGGGGTTCAGCAAATCCTAATCCAGATGGAAGTTTAGATGGGACATGGGTTAAGCTAGGTACTTATAATGCAACCAAACCTTCAGGTCTTCCATTTGGAGAACAAACCGCAGAGGATTACAATACCGCTGTGGCTGGATTCAGTTGGGATTTCGATGCTACAGCACCTCCAATAAGATATCTGAGAATTGTTTCTATTAAAAACTGGGGAGGAATTGGAACTATGGCAATTGGTGAGATTCAGGTTTATGGTGCTAATTAA
- a CDS encoding DUF4998 domain-containing protein, whose product MNKIKKYVFQTIMLLVLTAGLWSCTNMDDGYKDFIKEGEVSYTGKIDSLHIYAGKNRVNVKGLIISDPKVTEVRVFWNTGKDSVVVPITRTSGVDVLDVIIDGLEENIYNFEVRTYDKLGNKSIPVFKIGNTYGERYEATLLAAIMNRKISTGISSGATLNGTLETLNDFTKKSSYSVITYTATDDTEKQLIIQSNLSNFTITDYKSGTDIKYKTAYKPEEGAIDIFFTPEKSFSTQTDVTNTYLVNADFETNPTGAALGTMVYDVPGWIEIPVAGSTNDFQKLGTVLYGSVTAGLETAPKATATGGNALLGVKKHWGPADIYVEQVLSLPVGTYTMTWQSFMKLATSGASSMMGYEMDGLGIYDAFPSATETWKNHSLVFVVTTPKTVKIRMGYKKTANVGGGSSPILFMDNVRLLRAKL is encoded by the coding sequence ATGAACAAAATAAAAAAATATGTTTTTCAAACCATAATGTTGTTGGTTTTGACTGCGGGTTTATGGTCTTGTACTAATATGGATGATGGATATAAGGATTTTATTAAAGAAGGCGAGGTTTCTTATACAGGAAAAATAGATTCCTTACATATCTATGCCGGGAAAAACAGAGTGAATGTAAAAGGATTAATCATTTCTGATCCAAAAGTGACTGAAGTACGTGTTTTTTGGAATACAGGAAAAGATTCTGTAGTAGTGCCTATTACCAGGACATCAGGTGTTGATGTTTTGGATGTTATTATTGATGGACTAGAGGAGAATATATACAACTTTGAAGTTCGTACCTATGATAAACTAGGTAATAAATCTATTCCAGTGTTCAAGATTGGTAACACATATGGTGAAAGATATGAGGCTACTTTATTGGCAGCTATTATGAATAGAAAGATTTCAACAGGAATTAGTAGCGGTGCAACACTTAATGGAACTCTTGAAACTTTAAATGATTTTACTAAAAAATCATCCTATTCTGTTATTACTTATACAGCTACTGATGATACCGAAAAGCAATTAATTATTCAGTCTAACCTAAGTAACTTTACTATTACTGATTACAAATCGGGTACTGATATTAAGTACAAAACTGCTTATAAACCGGAAGAAGGTGCAATTGATATTTTCTTTACACCAGAAAAGTCTTTTTCTACACAGACGGATGTGACAAATACTTATTTAGTTAATGCTGATTTTGAGACTAATCCTACTGGAGCTGCTTTAGGTACTATGGTTTATGATGTGCCGGGATGGATTGAGATTCCTGTTGCAGGTTCAACTAATGATTTTCAGAAGTTAGGTACAGTTCTCTACGGAAGTGTTACTGCCGGTTTAGAAACCGCTCCAAAAGCAACAGCAACAGGTGGTAATGCTCTTTTAGGAGTTAAGAAACACTGGGGACCTGCCGATATTTATGTAGAACAGGTGTTAAGTCTTCCGGTAGGAACTTATACAATGACCTGGCAGTCATTTATGAAGCTAGCTACATCTGGAGCATCCAGCATGATGGGATATGAGATGGATGGTTTAGGTATTTATGATGCTTTTCCTTCAGCAACTGAAACATGGAAGAATCATAGTTTGGTGTTTGTGGTTACTACACCTAAGACGGTGAAAATTAGAATGGGATATAAGAAAACGGCAAATGTTGGTGGAGGTAGTAGTCCAATTCTTTTCATGGACAATGTCAGATTGTTGCGAGCTAAGTTGTAG
- a CDS encoding glycoside hydrolase family 43 protein — protein MIKFLCSVVLISSALFSFVFSQNDFFIPGKQWKDTNGVHINAHGGGVTFVDGVYYWYGEYKTAGRGGNTSLQGVSCYSSKDLYNWTNEGIVLRVETNPNSEITKGCIIERPKVVFNKKIGKYVMWFHLELKGQGYDAAKAAVAVSDNPRGPFVFKKSYRPNKGVWPMNFDDKFKSAVIGEHKLKSWTPEWLTSVKNGMLVRRDFEKGQMSRDMTVFVDDNEKAYFIHASEDNLTLHISELTDDYLDFTEKWIRVAPAGHNEAPAIFKKDGIYYMITSGCTGWDPNEARSFSSKSIWGPWESLGNPCVGKGAELTFHSQSTYILPVQGKKDQFIFMADRWKPDNPIDGSYVWLPIKFDKQKPVLNWFESWSLDVF, from the coding sequence ATGATTAAGTTTTTGTGTTCAGTTGTTTTAATTAGTAGTGCTTTGTTCTCTTTTGTTTTCAGTCAGAACGATTTCTTCATTCCGGGAAAACAATGGAAAGACACTAATGGTGTGCATATCAATGCTCACGGTGGTGGTGTTACTTTTGTTGATGGAGTTTATTATTGGTATGGAGAGTATAAAACTGCTGGTCGTGGTGGAAATACATCTTTGCAAGGGGTAAGCTGTTATTCGTCAAAAGATTTATACAACTGGACTAATGAAGGAATTGTTTTGAGAGTTGAAACTAATCCTAATTCTGAGATAACAAAAGGCTGCATTATAGAACGTCCAAAAGTAGTTTTCAATAAAAAGATAGGCAAATATGTCATGTGGTTTCATTTGGAATTAAAAGGACAAGGTTATGATGCTGCTAAAGCGGCTGTAGCAGTGAGTGATAATCCAAGAGGGCCTTTTGTATTTAAAAAATCATACCGACCAAACAAAGGAGTTTGGCCAATGAATTTTGATGACAAATTTAAATCAGCAGTTATTGGAGAGCATAAATTAAAATCTTGGACTCCCGAATGGTTGACGTCAGTAAAGAACGGAATGTTGGTTCGCAGGGATTTTGAAAAAGGACAAATGTCCAGAGATATGACCGTATTTGTGGATGACAATGAAAAAGCCTATTTTATACATGCCTCAGAAGATAATTTGACGCTTCACATATCAGAGCTTACCGATGATTATTTAGATTTTACAGAAAAATGGATCAGAGTAGCACCAGCAGGTCATAATGAAGCGCCTGCCATTTTTAAAAAAGACGGTATTTATTATATGATTACTTCGGGATGTACCGGTTGGGATCCTAATGAGGCACGTTCGTTTAGTTCCAAATCAATTTGGGGTCCTTGGGAATCTTTAGGAAATCCGTGCGTTGGAAAAGGGGCGGAGCTCACATTTCATTCGCAGAGTACTTATATTCTGCCTGTTCAAGGAAAAAAAGATCAATTCATATTTATGGCCGATCGATGGAAACCGGATAACCCAATTGATGGGAGTTATGTTTGGTTACCCATAAAGTTTGATAAGCAAAAACCAGTTTTAAATTGGTTTGAAAGTTGGAGTTTAGATGTTTTTTAG
- a CDS encoding RagB/SusD family nutrient uptake outer membrane protein: protein MKENNTIINRLRKSIIPIASSFITLFAVGACSSDFLDVIPDNVATIDNAFKLRNEAEKYLFTCYSYLPKDGSIYHNPAFLGGDEMWIPYKTSITSDVFEIARGSQRRANPYFNVWDGNYSGGGPGDNYKLFIGIRHCNIFLENVTDESKVPDLTAVERQRWIGEVEFLKAYYHFYLLRMYGPIPLMKTNIAIDAPEDQINVKRQPVDECVSYIAELLDMATEKLPEDNTLVPTTEAGRITKTIALSVKAKLLLMAASPLFNGNNDFSSLVNKDGTPLFNATYDANKWELAADAALAAIESAETNGKSLYVFPQSPFALTPETMTQMSIRQAVCERWNSEIIWGNSNSQTSDIQRLAMPPLDPAHNHNDARKILSPPIKMARMFYSKNGVPINEDKTLDFSNDTQLRVATNAERFNIKEGFVTARINFDRESRFYADLSFDGGVWYKYDSPSKSDDGTVWGLKGKFGDPAGASHSFHMNVTGYFVKKLVDWNQITYTTGGSFYKGYAWPEIRLADLYLMYAEALNESEGPSATVYEYLDRVRERAGLAGVVESWANFSAIPTKPSTQAGLREIIQRERLIELAFEGHRFWDLRRWKLAAQNLNAPITGWNVKGTDQTSYYQEVTVSQQQFIAPRDYFWPIPEGAMIQNPNLVQNLGW from the coding sequence ATGAAAGAAAATAACACAATAATAAATAGATTAAGAAAATCTATTATACCAATAGCATCATCATTTATCACCTTGTTTGCTGTAGGTGCATGTTCAAGCGATTTTTTGGATGTGATACCAGATAATGTGGCAACTATCGATAATGCTTTTAAGCTAAGAAACGAAGCGGAGAAATATTTATTTACTTGTTACTCTTACCTTCCAAAAGATGGGAGTATCTATCACAATCCTGCATTTTTAGGTGGAGATGAAATGTGGATTCCTTATAAAACGTCTATTACCAGTGATGTGTTTGAAATAGCAAGAGGTAGTCAAAGAAGAGCGAATCCTTATTTTAATGTATGGGATGGGAATTATTCAGGAGGTGGTCCTGGTGATAATTATAAATTGTTTATAGGGATACGTCACTGTAATATCTTTTTAGAAAATGTTACCGATGAATCAAAAGTTCCAGATTTAACAGCAGTTGAAAGACAACGATGGATTGGAGAAGTAGAGTTTTTAAAAGCATATTATCATTTTTATTTATTGAGAATGTATGGGCCTATTCCTCTTATGAAAACGAACATTGCCATTGATGCTCCAGAAGATCAAATTAATGTTAAAAGACAGCCTGTTGACGAATGTGTGTCTTATATTGCTGAATTATTGGATATGGCAACGGAAAAATTGCCTGAGGATAATACGCTTGTTCCAACAACAGAAGCCGGAAGAATAACTAAGACTATTGCTTTAAGTGTTAAGGCTAAATTATTGTTAATGGCCGCGAGTCCATTATTTAACGGGAATAATGATTTTTCAAGTTTAGTAAACAAGGATGGTACTCCTTTATTCAATGCAACTTATGATGCTAATAAATGGGAATTAGCTGCTGATGCTGCTTTAGCTGCAATTGAATCTGCAGAAACTAATGGTAAAAGTTTATATGTTTTTCCACAATCTCCATTTGCACTTACGCCAGAAACCATGACTCAAATGAGTATTCGTCAGGCGGTGTGTGAAAGATGGAATTCCGAGATTATTTGGGGGAATTCTAATAGTCAGACTTCAGATATACAGAGGTTAGCGATGCCTCCGTTAGATCCGGCACACAATCATAATGATGCCAGAAAAATTTTATCTCCACCAATTAAAATGGCCAGAATGTTTTATTCTAAAAATGGAGTGCCAATTAATGAAGATAAAACATTAGACTTTTCAAATGATACTCAATTAAGAGTTGCAACAAATGCTGAGCGTTTTAATATCAAAGAAGGTTTTGTTACCGCAAGAATTAATTTTGACAGAGAATCTCGTTTTTATGCGGATTTATCTTTTGATGGTGGGGTGTGGTACAAATACGACAGCCCTTCTAAATCAGATGATGGAACGGTGTGGGGATTGAAAGGTAAGTTTGGTGATCCAGCTGGAGCTTCGCATTCATTCCACATGAATGTTACGGGTTATTTTGTAAAGAAATTAGTGGATTGGAATCAGATTACTTATACAACTGGAGGTTCGTTCTATAAAGGATATGCCTGGCCTGAAATACGTTTAGCAGATTTATATTTAATGTATGCAGAAGCATTAAATGAGTCAGAAGGACCTTCTGCAACAGTGTATGAGTATTTAGATCGTGTTAGAGAAAGAGCAGGATTAGCAGGAGTGGTAGAATCTTGGGCTAACTTTTCTGCAATACCAACTAAGCCTTCTACACAAGCAGGACTTAGAGAAATTATTCAAAGAGAACGATTAATTGAGTTAGCATTTGAAGGACATCGTTTTTGGGATTTGAGAAGATGGAAATTAGCTGCTCAAAATTTAAATGCTCCAATTACAGGTTGGAATGTAAAAGGTACTGATCAAACATCTTATTATCAGGAAGTAACAGTGTCGCAGCAACAGTTTATTGCTCCTAGAGATTATTTCTGGCCAATACCTGAAGGAGCAATGATTCAGAATCCAAACTTAGTTCAAAATTTAGGATGGTAA
- a CDS encoding DUF4488 domain-containing protein: MKHIFTLLIVVFSATLSAQTEQNHIPVSKSIVGIWRLIDERTLANGESIRIVTGDYKVINADGTYYTFVTWPNQTTIAQYGSYEIESDSTLVEHIIENVLHPRLSGKDSPIKYNLIDENTMIVAWSYNLDGNIWINEKWIRLPLAVPTSVSGVNFVQPGTQKH; the protein is encoded by the coding sequence ATGAAGCACATTTTTACATTATTGATTGTTGTTTTTTCTGCAACATTATCGGCGCAGACAGAACAAAACCATATTCCTGTTTCAAAATCAATTGTTGGAATTTGGCGGCTAATAGACGAAAGAACACTTGCTAATGGCGAATCTATAAGAATAGTAACAGGAGACTACAAAGTAATTAATGCTGATGGTACCTATTATACGTTTGTAACTTGGCCTAATCAAACAACAATTGCACAATATGGATCTTACGAAATAGAATCAGACAGCACATTAGTGGAGCACATCATAGAGAATGTGCTACACCCTCGTCTAAGTGGAAAAGATTCACCCATCAAATACAACTTGATAGATGAAAATACAATGATTGTGGCTTGGAGTTATAATCTTGATGGTAATATTTGGATAAATGAAAAATGGATTCGTTTGCCTTTGGCTGTGCCAACAAGCGTCAGCGGTGTGAATTTTGTGCAACCTGGGACTCAAAAGCATTAA
- a CDS encoding glycoside hydrolase family 16 protein: MKKVKSKNVEVFCLILIAFLTLSCSSGSVNGSDTVDPDVDSGSEKVIPQVQTVGVSNVLKTSAFVDAKVIDNGSASIVRRGVCWNTTGNPTLENGESLNATAVKGSGEFSTELSKLKDGQLFYIRAFATSSAGTGYGEEKSFTTIRIPKPIVYLDSTSFSSKEKFEAKWNMLYPWGSDHNGSARMFAENVTLQTGGVLQIKAQWTNWAWEGYSTAEPKLRITFHSGAIHAKDQIKVTSELPYWEISGDFKAPITPSSWPAFWITGAWSWPPEVDILEFKGTSSTLQNTVTGPAWNQTVWTSVLTSIPDAATTWHNYKLTMEKVSNTDVLVKMYIDGSLKTSATKDYVGKPFWLIMNMQMEGASGATNDNSVVRTTPQYFQGRNIYVAATPKE; this comes from the coding sequence ATGAAAAAAGTTAAAAGTAAAAATGTTGAAGTTTTTTGTTTAATTCTGATCGCTTTTTTAACATTAAGTTGTTCAAGCGGTAGTGTTAATGGATCTGATACTGTAGATCCGGATGTTGATTCCGGTTCTGAAAAAGTAATTCCACAGGTGCAAACAGTGGGAGTTAGCAATGTTTTAAAAACTTCTGCCTTTGTTGATGCAAAAGTAATAGACAACGGAAGTGCCTCAATTGTTAGAAGAGGTGTTTGCTGGAATACAACAGGTAATCCAACATTAGAAAATGGAGAGTCGTTAAACGCTACAGCAGTTAAAGGTTCTGGTGAATTTTCGACTGAGTTATCTAAATTGAAAGATGGGCAACTTTTTTATATCAGAGCCTTTGCAACATCAAGTGCGGGAACTGGATATGGGGAAGAAAAAAGTTTTACGACTATTAGGATTCCTAAGCCTATTGTTTATTTGGATTCCACATCTTTTAGTAGCAAAGAAAAATTTGAAGCCAAATGGAATATGCTTTATCCTTGGGGCTCTGATCACAATGGTTCGGCTCGAATGTTTGCCGAAAATGTAACATTACAGACAGGAGGAGTACTTCAAATAAAAGCACAGTGGACTAATTGGGCTTGGGAAGGATACAGTACTGCAGAGCCTAAGCTAAGAATCACTTTTCATTCGGGCGCAATTCATGCTAAAGACCAAATTAAAGTAACTTCTGAATTGCCTTACTGGGAAATTAGCGGCGATTTCAAAGCGCCTATAACTCCTAGTTCCTGGCCTGCTTTTTGGATAACCGGTGCATGGAGCTGGCCTCCTGAAGTTGATATTTTAGAGTTTAAAGGAACGTCAAGTACTTTACAAAACACAGTTACCGGACCTGCCTGGAATCAAACGGTATGGACTTCCGTTCTTACTTCAATTCCTGATGCTGCTACCACATGGCACAATTATAAGTTAACTATGGAAAAAGTTTCTAATACCGATGTATTGGTTAAAATGTATATTGACGGTTCTCTTAAAACCTCTGCAACTAAGGATTATGTAGGTAAACCATTTTGGCTGATTATGAATATGCAAATGGAGGGAGCCAGTGGGGCAACAAATGATAATTCTGTTGTAAGAACAACTCCTCAGTATTTTCAAGGAAGAAATATATATGTAGCAGCAACGCCTAAAGAGTAA
- a CDS encoding SusC/RagA family TonB-linked outer membrane protein — protein MKKVPDCASGFDLRKKLTLFCVLASFSQVQAYAINYASETGLQKVQQQQKSISGQINDENGMPLPGATVSIRDTKIGTITDFDGKFTLKLDANSKILVISSIGYQTQELPIGNKTDFKVSLKPSSEGLEEVVVVGFGTQKKESLVSAITTIPVGEIKGPSSNLTTMMAGRVSGMIAYQRSGEPGADNSDFFIRGLGSFGAGKVNPLILIDGVESSTTDMARLQPDDIEAFSVLKDASAAAIYGARGANGVVLITTKSGKAGKLKFRFRQENKLSSNTKNFKFADNITYMNLANEAVLTRNPIGVLPYSQVKIDRTAAGADPILYPNNNWIDQLIKDYTFNQGYNLSVSGGSDNTQYYVASTYNIDNGVLKVDNLNNFNNNIKLRNYSFRSNVNIKLTPTTEGIIRFYGQFDDYTGPIGGGTGLFNRAIWSNPVAFPAVYPSKYLPYIDHPLFGGAVAGYGSTTLLTNPYAEMVRGYQVSKASTIQTQLELKQDLKGITPGLSARAMGYVRRYSFYNLSRQYNPFYYNATINPDTDEVFLNLLNPGGEGSIGIPGREYLDYNEGLKNLRAEIYFQTVVNYNRTFNEKHDVGGMLINILQNFESGNPGGLQSSLPSRNFGLSGRFTYAYDKRYLAEFNFGYNGSERFAKNNRYGFFPSLALGYVVSNEKFFEPLLDVVSNLKFRASYGWVGNDQIGNPNDRFFYLSEVNLNNGTYGASFGDLNGYYRNGVSISRYANDKISWERSKQINIGMDLKLFNSIDIVVDAFMQTRSNILQTRSNIGSTLGLAVTPATNFGAAESKGLDMSINYNKHFGDDWFVNLRGNLTYATSKILKYDENYYPPELDYLYRKGNSIAQNYGYIAERLFVDDQEAANSPRQFGVYGGGDIKYRDVNGDGVISALDRVPIGYPTSPEIIYGFGGTLGYKKFDLSLFFQGSARSSFFINPQNISPFVTNGGAQNGLLKVVADDHWSEDNRNLYAFWPRLSDTFIENNNQTSTWWMRNGAFLRLKSVELGYNVSKEFLDKFKISSLRLYANTMNPVVFSQFKLWDPEMGGNGLGYPIQSTYNFGILLDL, from the coding sequence ATGAAAAAGGTTCCTGATTGTGCATCTGGATTTGATTTGAGAAAGAAACTCACATTGTTTTGTGTATTGGCTTCTTTTTCACAGGTGCAGGCGTATGCGATTAATTATGCAAGTGAAACAGGACTTCAAAAAGTGCAACAACAACAAAAAAGTATCAGCGGACAAATTAATGATGAAAATGGGATGCCGCTTCCTGGAGCAACCGTTTCGATAAGAGATACTAAAATAGGGACTATAACCGATTTTGACGGGAAGTTTACTTTGAAGCTAGATGCTAATTCAAAGATTTTAGTAATTAGTTCTATTGGTTATCAAACACAAGAATTGCCTATAGGTAATAAAACGGATTTTAAAGTTTCATTAAAACCAAGTTCAGAAGGATTAGAAGAGGTAGTTGTTGTGGGATTTGGAACTCAAAAGAAAGAAAGTTTAGTAAGTGCCATTACTACCATTCCGGTTGGAGAAATTAAAGGACCTTCAAGTAACTTAACGACAATGATGGCGGGAAGGGTATCAGGGATGATTGCTTATCAAAGAAGCGGAGAACCAGGTGCTGATAATTCTGATTTCTTTATTCGTGGTTTAGGGTCTTTCGGAGCAGGAAAAGTAAATCCGTTAATTTTGATTGATGGAGTTGAATCTTCAACTACAGATATGGCACGCTTACAGCCAGACGATATCGAAGCTTTTTCAGTTTTGAAAGATGCTTCGGCAGCCGCTATCTATGGAGCTCGTGGTGCAAATGGAGTAGTATTGATTACTACTAAATCAGGTAAGGCCGGTAAATTGAAATTTAGATTTCGTCAAGAAAATAAGCTGTCTAGTAATACCAAAAATTTCAAATTTGCAGATAATATAACGTATATGAATTTGGCTAATGAGGCTGTTTTAACCCGCAACCCTATTGGTGTTTTGCCATATTCCCAAGTTAAAATAGATAGAACTGCTGCCGGCGCTGATCCTATTTTATACCCTAATAATAACTGGATTGATCAATTAATAAAAGATTATACTTTTAACCAAGGATATAATTTGAGTGTTAGCGGAGGTAGCGATAATACACAATATTATGTGGCAAGTACTTATAATATTGATAATGGAGTGTTGAAAGTGGATAACTTGAATAATTTTAATAATAATATTAAATTAAGAAATTATTCCTTTAGATCTAATGTTAATATTAAGCTGACTCCTACTACAGAAGGGATTATTAGGTTTTATGGTCAGTTTGATGATTATACAGGTCCTATTGGTGGAGGAACGGGATTGTTTAATAGAGCAATTTGGTCTAATCCGGTAGCTTTTCCAGCGGTTTATCCATCTAAATATTTACCTTATATTGACCATCCTTTATTTGGTGGAGCTGTTGCAGGTTATGGAAGTACTACCTTATTAACGAATCCTTATGCAGAAATGGTAAGAGGATATCAAGTAAGTAAAGCTTCTACGATTCAGACTCAATTGGAATTGAAACAAGATCTTAAAGGAATCACTCCGGGTTTAAGTGCAAGAGCTATGGGGTATGTTAGAAGATATTCTTTCTATAATCTTTCAAGACAGTACAATCCTTTTTATTACAATGCCACAATTAATCCGGATACTGATGAGGTATTTTTAAACTTGTTAAATCCTGGAGGTGAAGGTTCTATTGGTATTCCAGGTAGAGAATATCTGGATTATAACGAAGGGCTTAAAAATCTTAGAGCAGAAATTTATTTTCAAACTGTTGTTAATTATAATAGAACCTTTAATGAGAAACATGATGTTGGGGGAATGTTAATTAACATTTTGCAAAATTTTGAGTCAGGTAATCCAGGAGGCCTTCAGTCTTCATTGCCTTCCAGAAACTTTGGACTTTCAGGGCGTTTTACTTATGCTTATGATAAGAGATATTTAGCTGAATTTAATTTTGGATATAATGGTTCGGAACGTTTTGCTAAAAATAATCGATATGGATTCTTCCCTTCATTAGCATTAGGATATGTAGTTTCTAATGAAAAGTTTTTTGAACCCTTACTTGATGTAGTGAGTAATTTAAAATTCAGAGCCAGTTATGGATGGGTTGGTAATGATCAAATAGGGAATCCAAATGATAGGTTCTTTTATTTATCTGAGGTTAACTTGAATAATGGTACATACGGAGCTAGTTTTGGAGATTTGAATGGTTATTACCGTAACGGTGTTTCCATTTCAAGATATGCTAACGATAAAATTAGTTGGGAACGTTCCAAACAAATCAATATTGGAATGGATTTGAAGTTATTTAATTCTATTGATATTGTAGTAGATGCATTTATGCAGACTCGTTCTAATATTTTACAAACTCGTTCTAATATTGGTTCTACTTTAGGGCTTGCTGTAACACCTGCAACCAATTTTGGAGCAGCAGAAAGTAAAGGTCTGGATATGTCTATCAATTATAATAAGCATTTTGGTGATGATTGGTTTGTAAACTTAAGAGGGAACTTAACTTACGCTACAAGTAAAATATTAAAATATGATGAGAATTATTATCCGCCGGAATTGGATTATTTGTATCGAAAAGGAAATTCGATTGCCCAAAATTATGGGTACATAGCCGAAAGGTTATTTGTTGATGATCAGGAAGCAGCCAATTCGCCAAGACAATTTGGAGTTTACGGAGGGGGAGATATAAAATATAGAGATGTAAATGGTGATGGAGTAATTTCTGCATTAGACAGGGTGCCGATTGGGTATCCAACATCACCGGAAATTATTTATGGTTTTGGTGGGACACTGGGTTATAAAAAGTTTGATTTAAGCTTGTTTTTCCAAGGTTCAGCACGTTCCTCATTCTTTATTAATCCGCAAAATATTTCTCCTTTTGTTACTAATGGAGGAGCTCAAAATGGATTGTTAAAAGTAGTTGCTGATGATCATTGGTCTGAAGATAACAGAAACTTATATGCTTTTTGGCCAAGATTGAGTGATACATTCATTGAAAATAATAATCAAACATCAACATGGTGGATGAGAAACGGAGCGTTCTTAAGGCTTAAAAGTGTTGAGCTAGGTTATAATGTATCTAAAGAATTTTTAGATAAGTTTAAAATTTCAAGCTTGAGATTGTATGCTAATACAATGAATCCTGTAGTATTTAGTCAATTTAAATTATGGGATCCTGAAATGGGAGGTAATGGTTTAGGGTATCCTATTCAGTCAACCTATAATTTTGGAATATTACTTGATTTGTAA